CTGGAATTTGCCAATGGTAAAGTCAGCTTAGTGGCGGTAAAAGCCTACTATGGTGGTTTACTGGTAGGTCACGCGTTATCAACACTTAAGGAGCATATTCCCAATGTTGATACTCGTGTAGCCGCTATATACCGTAATGGCCGCCCTATTCGTCCACTGGGCACAACCGTAATTGAAGCGGATGATGAAGTCTTCTTTATTGCCGCCAGTATTCATATTCGCGCGGTAATGAACGAGCTGCAAAAGCTTGAACCTGCCTACAAACGTATAATGATCGCAGGCGGCGGTAACATTGGTGCTGGTATTGCGAAAAAGCTCGAACAAAACCATCAAGTAAAGCTGATTGAGCGTTCGCCAGAGCGTGCTAAACAGTTAACCCAAGAACTCGATAAAACACTGATTTTTACTGGCGATTCATCCGATCAAGAATTGCTACAAGAAGAGCAGATTGACCAGTTTGATGTGTTTATTGCCGTTACCAATGACGATGAAGCCAATATCATGTCGTCGCTGTTGGCGAAAAAGCTCGGTGTTCGCAAGACCATGGTGCTGATCCAACGAGAAGCCTACGTGAACTTAGTGCACGGTAGCAGTATCGATATTGCCATTTCACCTCAGCATTCAACTATTTCCGCGCTACTCACCCATGTCCGCAAGGGCACGATCAACAATGTATATAGCTTGCGTGGCGGCGCCGCTGAAGCAATAGAAATTGTAGCTAAAGGCGATGAAACCTCATCAAAAGTCGTCGGTCGTGAAATTCGTGACATCAAGCTTCCGCCAGGCACCACTATTGGCGCGATTGTCCGTGGTGATGAAGTAATAATTGCCCACTCTGACAGCGTGATCATGGAAGACGATCACGTCATACTCTTCCTAGTGAATAAGAAGTATATTTCAGACGTTGAGAAGTTATTC
This Thalassotalea euphylliae DNA region includes the following protein-coding sequences:
- the trkA gene encoding Trk system potassium transporter TrkA, with protein sequence MKIIIIGAGQVGGTLAENLVGERNDISLIDTDSQTLLELQDKLDLQVITGQGCHPDVLARAGADDADMIIAVTNDDATNMIACQIAYTLFSTPKKVARIRSSEIVERKRELFNKDHIPVDHVIAPEQLVTRDIIHLIEYPGALQVLEFANGKVSLVAVKAYYGGLLVGHALSTLKEHIPNVDTRVAAIYRNGRPIRPLGTTVIEADDEVFFIAASIHIRAVMNELQKLEPAYKRIMIAGGGNIGAGIAKKLEQNHQVKLIERSPERAKQLTQELDKTLIFTGDSSDQELLQEEQIDQFDVFIAVTNDDEANIMSSLLAKKLGVRKTMVLIQREAYVNLVHGSSIDIAISPQHSTISALLTHVRKGTINNVYSLRGGAAEAIEIVAKGDETSSKVVGREIRDIKLPPGTTIGAIVRGDEVIIAHSDSVIMEDDHVILFLVNKKYISDVEKLFQVGVIYF